A stretch of Crossiella cryophila DNA encodes these proteins:
- a CDS encoding terpene synthase family protein, whose protein sequence is MADQPFELPDFYVPHPARLNPHLESARAHDKRWAFEMEMIGPTKDGGPEIWSEAYFDGMDMAGLCAWAHPDTPGDRLDIVTDWYTWVFYFDDHFLALFKRTRDQQGAKAYLDRLMAFMPLDLSDPPQWTNPVERGLADLWQRTAPQMSMDWRKRFAVSTENLLVDCVWELDNIANDRIPNPIDYIGMRRKVGGAPWSAGLVEYTEGAEVPERVAHSRPLRVLRDTFSDGVHLRNDIFSYQRETQQEGEVNNGVLVMETFLGCDTQQAADTVSDIITSRLKQFENTVITELPPLFAEHRLLADEQIAVARYVKGLQDWQSGGHQWHLRSNRYMNENAPPMPGRRRGSRFLSGIGTGSIGLGGAHG, encoded by the coding sequence ATGGCTGACCAGCCCTTCGAACTGCCTGACTTCTACGTGCCGCACCCGGCACGGTTGAACCCGCATCTGGAATCGGCGAGGGCGCACGACAAGCGGTGGGCCTTCGAGATGGAGATGATCGGGCCGACGAAGGACGGCGGACCGGAGATCTGGAGCGAGGCCTACTTCGACGGCATGGACATGGCCGGGCTGTGCGCCTGGGCGCATCCGGACACGCCCGGCGACCGGCTCGACATCGTGACCGACTGGTACACCTGGGTCTTCTACTTCGACGACCACTTCCTGGCGTTGTTCAAGAGGACCAGGGACCAGCAGGGGGCCAAGGCCTATCTGGACCGGCTGATGGCCTTCATGCCGCTGGACCTGTCCGACCCTCCACAGTGGACGAACCCGGTGGAGCGCGGACTGGCCGACCTCTGGCAGCGGACCGCACCGCAGATGTCCATGGACTGGCGGAAGCGGTTCGCGGTGAGCACGGAGAACCTGTTGGTGGACTGCGTCTGGGAGTTGGACAACATCGCCAACGACCGCATCCCCAACCCGATCGACTACATCGGCATGCGCCGCAAGGTCGGCGGCGCGCCGTGGTCGGCCGGACTGGTCGAGTACACCGAAGGCGCGGAGGTCCCGGAACGGGTGGCGCACAGCCGCCCGCTCCGGGTCCTCCGGGACACCTTCTCCGACGGGGTGCACCTGCGCAACGACATCTTCAGCTATCAGCGGGAAACCCAGCAGGAGGGCGAGGTGAACAACGGCGTGCTGGTCATGGAGACCTTCCTGGGCTGCGACACCCAGCAGGCCGCGGACACCGTCAGCGACATCATCACCTCCCGGCTCAAGCAGTTCGAGAACACCGTGATCACCGAACTGCCGCCGCTGTTCGCCGAGCACCGGCTGCTGGCCGACGAGCAGATCGCGGTGGCCCGCTACGTCAAGGGGTTGCAGGACTGGCAGTCCGGCGGGCACCAGTGGCACCTGCGCTCCAACCGGTACATGAACGAGAACGCGCCGCCGATGCCCGGCCGGCGGCGGGGCAGCCGGTTCCTCAGCGGGATCGGCACCGGCTCGATCGGCCTTGGCGGTGCGCATGGCTGA
- a CDS encoding ATP-dependent helicase codes for MSLRPPALVRRTAEPVPPPRWDDAARAVLAHTGGFLRVLGGPGTGKTTLLAEVAADRIRQGEDPEHVLVLAASRKSAITLRARITALLTADQPDGLRTIREPLVRTVHSYAFAVLRLQAARDGLPPPRLLSGPEQDTVVRELLAGDIETGALDWPERLRPALGLPGFAAELRDLLLRAAERGVGPEELIELGERHERPEWVAAGTFGLQYEQVTLLRGVVGSTGPQAAAPALDAAELVGSALLALQTDPDLLAAERARVRHLLVDDGQHLDPLQYTLIRRLGDAAQECLLFGDPDQAVFTFRGADPRRLLAEVPGERGTVVLTQEHRMAPAVRAAVSRLAGRLPGAGPQRELRGRTDGRSGSVQIRVLASAAQEATWIADQLRRAHLLEEVPWSRMAVLVRSTGNTLPVLRRALLAAGVPVAVPADELPLPQQNAVWPFLTVLRCAARPDLLDPDLAAALLTGPFGGGDPLALRKLRRGLRRLELAAGGDRASGELLVEALNIDEKLVALDEAAAPARRVAMLLRIAREAVAAGEGVEQVLWQVWQASGLEQRWLALAGRHGPVGAQADRDLDSVVALFDAAARYADRLPGSGVAGFADYLTGQQISGDTLAPAAPQGEAVAVLTAHAAVGREWTLVAIPGVQEGIWPDLRLRGSLLGVERLIDLLAGVRVEDKVSAVAPILAEERRLLLVAASRARQSLIVSAVRGEDDTPSRFLDELDGADFEGSDEADAIRPVFQPSRGLILADLVGDLRRAVCDPRAEPAQRERAATQLARLAAAGVPGAHPDSWYGLGATSTERPLWTDVEAVGISPSTVDILSRCPLRWMVERHGGQDPAELASITGSLVHALVQAASSGADPDALQRTLDEAWAAVDAGAPWFSRKERARVEGMVDSFRAWLVRSRAELTQVAVEHEITVELPPKEEGGPWLRVKGRVDRLDTDTEHRPVVVDIKTARTAVSKKEAEEHPQLAVYQLAAALGAFSSLGLGTQPGGARLLYVAKPDKKSGAAERNQAPLNEEGVKVWLDAVYAAGQACIGPTFVATENTDCSRCPARTCCPTQDSGRQVSE; via the coding sequence GTGTCTCTCCGTCCGCCCGCGCTCGTTCGCCGGACGGCCGAGCCGGTTCCGCCGCCGCGGTGGGACGACGCGGCCCGTGCGGTGCTCGCGCACACCGGCGGGTTCCTGCGGGTGCTGGGCGGACCGGGCACCGGCAAGACCACCCTGCTCGCCGAGGTCGCCGCGGACCGGATCCGCCAGGGCGAGGACCCCGAACACGTGCTGGTGCTGGCGGCGAGCCGGAAGTCCGCGATCACGCTGCGGGCCCGGATCACCGCGCTGCTGACCGCTGATCAGCCCGACGGGCTGCGCACGATCCGGGAGCCGCTGGTGCGGACCGTGCACTCCTATGCCTTCGCCGTGCTCCGGCTGCAGGCCGCGCGGGACGGGTTGCCGCCGCCCCGGCTGCTGTCCGGGCCGGAGCAGGACACGGTGGTGCGGGAGCTGCTGGCCGGGGACATCGAGACGGGGGCACTGGACTGGCCGGAGCGGTTGCGGCCCGCGCTGGGGTTGCCTGGCTTCGCCGCGGAGTTGCGGGATCTGCTGTTGCGGGCGGCCGAACGCGGGGTAGGGCCGGAGGAGCTGATCGAACTCGGCGAGCGGCACGAGCGGCCGGAGTGGGTCGCGGCCGGGACCTTCGGCCTGCAGTACGAGCAGGTGACCTTGTTGCGCGGGGTGGTCGGCTCGACCGGGCCGCAGGCCGCGGCGCCCGCGCTGGACGCGGCCGAGCTGGTCGGCTCCGCGCTGCTGGCCCTGCAGACCGACCCGGACCTGCTGGCCGCCGAGCGGGCCAGGGTGCGGCATCTGCTGGTCGACGACGGGCAGCACCTGGATCCCTTGCAGTACACGCTGATCCGCAGGCTCGGCGACGCCGCCCAGGAATGCCTGCTGTTCGGCGACCCGGACCAGGCCGTGTTCACCTTCCGCGGCGCGGATCCGCGCAGGCTGCTGGCCGAGGTGCCGGGGGAGCGCGGCACCGTGGTGCTCACCCAGGAGCACCGGATGGCGCCCGCGGTGCGGGCCGCGGTGTCCCGGCTGGCCGGCCGGCTGCCGGGGGCCGGGCCGCAGCGGGAACTGCGCGGGCGTACCGACGGGCGCTCCGGGTCGGTGCAGATCAGGGTGCTCGCCTCGGCCGCGCAGGAGGCGACCTGGATCGCCGACCAGCTGCGCCGGGCGCACCTGCTGGAGGAGGTGCCCTGGTCGCGGATGGCGGTGCTGGTGCGCAGCACCGGGAACACGCTGCCGGTGCTGCGCAGGGCGCTGCTGGCCGCGGGTGTGCCGGTGGCGGTGCCCGCCGACGAACTGCCGCTGCCGCAGCAGAACGCGGTCTGGCCCTTCCTCACCGTGCTGCGCTGCGCGGCCCGGCCGGACCTGCTCGACCCCGACCTGGCCGCCGCCCTGCTCACCGGCCCCTTCGGCGGTGGCGACCCGCTCGCCCTGCGCAAACTCCGCCGCGGCCTGCGTCGACTGGAACTCGCCGCCGGTGGCGACCGGGCCAGCGGCGAACTGCTGGTCGAGGCGCTCAACATCGACGAGAAGCTGGTCGCGCTGGACGAGGCCGCCGCACCCGCCCGCCGGGTCGCCATGCTGCTGCGGATCGCCCGCGAGGCGGTGGCCGCCGGTGAGGGCGTGGAGCAGGTGCTGTGGCAGGTGTGGCAGGCCAGTGGCCTGGAGCAGCGCTGGCTGGCCCTGGCCGGACGGCACGGACCCGTTGGCGCGCAGGCCGACCGGGACCTGGACTCGGTGGTGGCGCTGTTCGACGCGGCCGCCCGCTACGCCGACCGGCTGCCCGGCTCCGGCGTGGCCGGATTCGCCGATTACCTGACCGGACAACAGATCTCCGGCGACACCCTGGCCCCGGCCGCACCGCAGGGCGAGGCGGTGGCCGTGCTCACCGCGCACGCCGCGGTCGGCCGGGAGTGGACCCTGGTGGCGATTCCCGGTGTGCAGGAAGGCATCTGGCCCGACCTGCGGCTGCGCGGCTCACTGCTCGGGGTGGAACGGCTGATCGACCTGCTGGCCGGGGTGCGGGTGGAGGACAAGGTCTCCGCGGTGGCCCCGATCCTGGCCGAGGAACGCCGGTTGCTGCTGGTCGCGGCCAGCCGGGCGCGGCAGTCGCTGATCGTCAGCGCGGTGCGCGGCGAGGACGACACCCCGTCCCGGTTCCTGGACGAGCTGGACGGCGCGGACTTCGAGGGCAGTGACGAGGCCGACGCGATCCGCCCGGTGTTCCAGCCCAGCCGCGGCCTGATCCTGGCCGACCTGGTCGGCGACCTGCGCCGGGCCGTCTGCGATCCGCGGGCCGAGCCCGCACAGCGGGAACGCGCCGCCACCCAGCTCGCCCGGCTGGCCGCGGCCGGCGTGCCCGGCGCGCACCCGGACTCCTGGTACGGCCTCGGCGCGACCAGCACCGAACGTCCACTGTGGACCGATGTGGAGGCCGTCGGCATCTCACCGTCCACTGTGGACATTCTCTCGCGCTGCCCGTTGCGCTGGATGGTGGAGCGGCACGGCGGCCAGGATCCGGCCGAACTGGCCTCCATCACCGGCTCGCTGGTGCACGCCCTGGTCCAGGCCGCCTCCTCCGGCGCCGACCCGGACGCCCTGCAACGCACCCTGGACGAGGCATGGGCCGCGGTGGACGCGGGCGCGCCCTGGTTCTCCCGCAAGGAACGGGCCAGGGTGGAGGGCATGGTCGACTCCTTCCGCGCCTGGCTGGTGCGCAGCCGGGCCGAGCTGACCCAGGTCGCGGTCGAGCACGAGATCACCGTGGAACTGCCGCCCAAGGAGGAGGGCGGGCCCTGGCTGCGGGTCAAGGGCCGGGTGGACCGGCTGGACACCGACACCGAGCACCGCCCGGTGGTGGTCGACATCAAGACCGCGCGCACCGCGGTCAGCAAGAAGGAGGCCGAGGAGCACCCGCAGCTGGCCGTCTACCAGCTCGCCGCCGCACTCGGCGCGTTCTCCTCCCTTGGCCTGGGCACCCAGCCCGGCGGCGCGCGACTGCTCTACGTGGCCAAGCCGGACAAGAAATCCGGTGCGGCCGAACGCAACCAGGCCCCGCTCAACGAGGAGGGCGTCAAGGTCTGGCTGGACGCGGTCTACGCCGCCGGACAGGCCTGCATCGGCCCCACCTTCGTCGCCACCGAGAACACCGACTGCTCCCGCTGCCCGGCGCGAACCTGTTGTCCCACACAGGATTCCGGCAGGCAGGTGAGCGAGTGA
- a CDS encoding family 2B encapsulin nanocompartment shell protein, translating to MTESLESDVRTDSNGNGNGHAPLSLGTAAARNLATTTKSVPQMQAISSRWLLKVLPWVEAKGGAFRVNRRLSYTVGDGRVTFTSNGTIRVVPPELAELPILRGFDDEDVLVALANRFQQREYQPGDVIVEFGNESNEAFLIAHGKVNKLGLGEFGDQTVLGTLANGDHFGDESLTDPSSIWDFTVKAVTPVTVLTLDQRAYDEVVGQSPALQEHIAAFVAGQARKGNPHGEAEIEVASGHEGEFDLPGTFVDYELAPREYELSVAQTVLRVHSRVADLYNQPMNQLDQQLRLTIEALRERQEHELVNNRDFGLLHNADLKQRIHTRSGPPTPDDLDDLLATVWKEPGYILAHPKAIAAFGRECSKRGIYPTAIDMNGNKVPSWRGVPILPCNKIPVTQNNTSSMMLLRVGEHNQGVVGLHQTGIPDEYQPGLSVRFMGISEKAIISYLVSAYYSAAVLVPDALGILENVELGRTDG from the coding sequence GTGACTGAATCGTTGGAGTCCGACGTCCGGACCGACAGCAACGGCAACGGCAACGGGCATGCCCCGCTCAGCCTTGGCACGGCGGCGGCGCGGAACCTGGCGACGACGACCAAGTCCGTCCCGCAGATGCAGGCGATTTCCTCCCGGTGGCTGCTGAAAGTGCTGCCCTGGGTGGAGGCCAAGGGTGGCGCGTTCCGGGTCAACCGGCGGTTGAGCTACACCGTCGGCGACGGCCGGGTCACCTTCACCTCCAACGGGACCATCCGGGTGGTGCCGCCGGAGCTGGCCGAGCTGCCGATCCTGCGTGGCTTCGACGACGAGGACGTGCTGGTCGCGCTGGCCAACCGGTTCCAGCAGCGGGAGTACCAGCCCGGTGACGTGATCGTGGAGTTCGGCAACGAGTCGAACGAGGCGTTCCTGATCGCGCACGGCAAGGTCAACAAGCTCGGCCTCGGCGAGTTCGGCGACCAGACCGTGCTGGGCACGCTGGCCAACGGCGACCACTTCGGCGACGAGTCGCTGACCGACCCGAGCAGCATCTGGGACTTCACCGTCAAGGCGGTCACCCCGGTGACCGTGCTGACCCTGGACCAGCGTGCCTACGACGAGGTGGTCGGCCAGTCCCCCGCGCTGCAGGAGCACATCGCGGCCTTCGTGGCCGGCCAGGCGCGCAAGGGCAACCCGCACGGCGAGGCCGAGATCGAGGTGGCCTCCGGGCATGAGGGCGAGTTCGACCTGCCCGGCACCTTCGTGGACTACGAGCTGGCCCCGCGGGAGTACGAGCTGAGCGTGGCGCAGACCGTGCTGCGGGTGCACAGCCGGGTCGCCGACCTCTACAACCAGCCGATGAACCAGCTCGACCAGCAGCTGCGACTGACCATCGAGGCGCTGCGCGAGCGCCAGGAGCACGAGCTGGTCAACAACCGGGACTTCGGCCTGCTGCACAACGCCGATCTCAAGCAGCGCATCCACACCCGCTCCGGCCCGCCCACCCCGGACGACCTGGACGACCTGCTCGCCACGGTGTGGAAGGAGCCGGGGTACATCCTGGCCCACCCCAAGGCGATCGCCGCCTTCGGCCGGGAGTGCAGCAAGCGCGGCATCTACCCGACCGCGATCGACATGAACGGCAACAAGGTGCCGTCCTGGCGCGGGGTGCCGATCCTGCCCTGCAACAAGATCCCGGTCACCCAGAACAACACCAGCTCGATGATGCTGCTGCGCGTCGGCGAGCACAACCAGGGTGTGGTCGGCCTGCACCAGACCGGCATCCCGGATGAGTACCAGCCGGGCCTTTCGGTGCGGTTCATGGGGATCAGCGAGAAGGCGATCATCTCCTACCTGGTGAGCGCCTACTACTCGGCCGCGGTGCTGGTGCCGGACGCGCTGGGCATCCTGGAGAACGTGGAACTCGGCCGCACCGATGGCTGA